CATTTCCTTGAAGTCATTAAGAAATTAAAGCAGCAGAACATTTATTTAATTGCGCGGCTCGTTACATTCAAAAATCCCGAGCTAGCTAATGCCGTCCCTTCATGGAGCCTGAAGCGCAAAAACGGAAAGGTATGGAGAGATCGCAGTGGTAATGCCTGGATTGACCCCTATAAGCAAGAGGCATGGGAATATCCACTTGCATTGGCTGAGAGTGCTGCTCAGATCGGTTTTGACGAAATCCAATACGATTATGTAAGGTTCCCTGAAAATGCTGCTAAAGTGGATCGAGAGGTCGCTTATGCGAATGAGGAAGGGTGGAGTAAGAGCGAGGCCATCCGCCGGTTTCTCCACCGAGCCAATGAACGGACGCACAAATACGGGGTGCGTGTGTCAGCAGATGTATTCGGTATGGTGGGGTCTACGAACGATGACATGAAGATTGGTCAGAAGTGGGATGCCATAGCCAGAGAGATTGATGTCATCTCACCAATGATATATCCTTCTCATTACTCCAAAGGAATGTGGGGCATCGACAATCCCGATTTAAGCCCTGGTGCTATTATTAAACGTGCTTTATCGGATACAGCAAAACGTAATCACAAGCTCAATGAACAGGGCTTTGCGACGGCAGAAGTTCGTCCATGGTTACAAGGCTTTACAGCCGGTTGGATACACCCTCATCAGAAATATGGGACAGCACAAATTCGCGAACAGATCCTTGCGGCGAGAAAAGCTGGATTTAATTCCTATATGATATGGAATTCTGCCAGTAGATATCCCAAATTCAGCACATAAGCATGAGAGCAGCGCGACAAAAAACGCTTACATGGTGCGGGATCTCGGCATTCGAATGTGCTTGACAGCCTATGTTGCCTCTGCTAAGATTGACGATAATCAATCGGAGATATTAGCCGGATAAGCATTTCGGCAAAGGGGGTAAATAACTGTGTGGCAAACGAAATTCGCTAAAGAAGGACTTACTTTTGATGACGTGCTACTCGTTCCTCGTAAATCATCCATTCTTCCTCGGGACGTAGATGTATCAACAGTGCTTAGTCCTTCGGTGAAGCTTAACATACCGTTGATCAGTGCGGGGATGGATACAGTAACGGAAGCAGCATTGGCGATTGCAATAGCTCGTGAGGGCGGTATTGGAATTATTCATAAGAACATGTCGGTAGCTCAGCAAGCGGAAGAGGTGGATCGCGTTAAGCGTTCCGAGAGCGGAGTTATTACCAATCCTTTCTCGCTGACACCCGAGCATCATG
This portion of the Cohnella abietis genome encodes:
- a CDS encoding putative glycoside hydrolase, giving the protein MKKKRMVKSAKFLLLIVVTICIVVGCSNTKSGKLGQKENKNRTFHKNVIDPKVQNVKKIKKSNQDDASSVPLMTSTKPIRAIYVTSHVANSKRIDDLVDLINQTELNAMVIDINSGITLSIPTQSSHNKSYNKLLTFSNKNSSKHFLEVIKKLKQQNIYLIARLVTFKNPELANAVPSWSLKRKNGKVWRDRSGNAWIDPYKQEAWEYPLALAESAAQIGFDEIQYDYVRFPENAAKVDREVAYANEEGWSKSEAIRRFLHRANERTHKYGVRVSADVFGMVGSTNDDMKIGQKWDAIAREIDVISPMIYPSHYSKGMWGIDNPDLSPGAIIKRALSDTAKRNHKLNEQGFATAEVRPWLQGFTAGWIHPHQKYGTAQIREQILAARKAGFNSYMIWNSASRYPKFST